The proteins below are encoded in one region of Vanessa tameamea isolate UH-Manoa-2023 chromosome Z, ilVanTame1 primary haplotype, whole genome shotgun sequence:
- the Glut1 gene encoding glucose transporter type 1 isoform X3 produces the protein MRQSCHRLLEHQHAGGEEPPLYSPIDQISALPDHVGREAGAKLTRYAPAEEDEATLRELLLSLQRQVSVMSMNLSAKLDELQRGDRQLETTVALCEIRTQLQELTKSVESCQSEVSEVKRDMVAIKQELDTVQQVKEEIEELREYVDRLEEHSQRRKLRLLEQGLTFFLSYAILAAVLGMLQFGYNTGVINAPGRNIENFMKDVYKDRYGKDIHEDTVNRLYSIAVSIFAIGGMLGGFSGGMIANRFGRKGGLLLNNILGIGGASLMGFTKISHCYEMLFFGRFIIGVNCGLNTSLVPMYISEIAPLNLRGGLGTVNQLAVTVGLLLSQVLGIEQILGTDDGWPILLGLAVCPAILQLLLLPACPESPRYLLITRQWEEEARRALRRLRASNQVEEDIEEMRAEERAQQAEASISMRELLCSPTLRAPLLIGVVMQLSQQLSGINAVFYYSTSLFTSSGLTEESAKFATMGIGAIMVGMTLVSLPLMDRTGRRTLHLYGLGGMFIFSIFITISFLIKEMIDWMSYLSVVSTLSFVVFFAVGPGSIPWLITAELFSQGPRPSAMAIAVLVNWLANFVVGIGFPSMKALLENYTFLPFSVFLAIFWIFTYKKVPETKNKTFEEILALFRNSNGSVGGVVGRGRGGTATTTTATAALPDNRQRLTMGDRCACATSRAHQGRRQLLVSWTQASSRRPRLYHYHTTNVLN, from the exons CCTTCAGAGACAGGTGAGCGTGATGAGCATGAATCTGTCCGCCAAGCTCGACGAGTTGCAGCGGGGCGACCGACAACTGGAGACCACGGTCGCGCTCTGCGAAATACGTACGCAACTTCAGGAACTTACCAAGAGCGTCGAATCATGCCAAAGTGAAGTCTCCGAG GTGAAACGCGACATGGTTGCCATCAAACAAGAGTTGGACACCGTGCAGCAAGTCAAAGAGGAGATCGAAGAACTGCGCGAATATGTGGATCGACTCGAAGAGCACTCTCAAAGACGTAAGCTAAGATTGCTCGAGCAG gGACTTACTTTCTTCTTGTCGTACGCCATCTTGGCCGCGGTGCTCGGGATGCTGCAGTTTGGTTACAACACTGGTGTCATCAACGCTCCTGGCAGA AATATCGAAAACTTCATGAAGGATGTTTACAAAGATCGCTACGGTAAAGATATCCACGAGGACACCGTGAACAGGTTATACTCGATAGCAGTCAGCATCTTCGCTATCGGTGGCATGCTGGGTGGGTTTTCAGGGGGGATGATTGCAAACCGATTCGGCAG AAAAGGAGGTCTCTTGCTCAACAATATACTTGGCATCGGGGGCGCTAGTCTTATGGGATTTACCAAGATATCACATTGTTACGAAATGCTCTTCTTCGGTAGATTCATCATAGGTGTCAATTGTG GTCTAAATACATCGCTTGTGCCAATGTACATATCGGAGATTGCGCCCCTGAATTTGCGCGGTGGCCTGGGAACCGTCAACCAACTCGCCGTCACCGTTGGACTGCTGCTCTCGCAAGTACTCGGCATCGAACAAATTCTCGGCACAGACGATGGATGGCCCATTTTGCTTG GCTTAGCTGTATGCCCTGCTATTCTACAGCTGCTGTTATTGCCAGCTTGTCCCGAATCGCCACGCTATTTACTAATTACTCGGCAGTGGGAGGAGGAAGCACGACGGGCACTCAGGAGGTTACGCGCGAGCAATCAA gtgGAAGAAGATATAGAAGAGATGAGAGCCGAAGAAAGAGCGCAACAAGCTGAAGCTTCCATATCTATGCGGGAACTCCTTTGCTCACCGACACTGCGTGCACCGTTACTCATCGGCGTTGTCATGCAGCTCTCCCAACAGCTAAGCGGAATTAATGcg gtattCTACTATTCAACATCGCTTTTCACTTCATCTGGTTTAACTGAGGAGTCAGCTAAGTTTGCAACTATGGGAATCGGCGCAATCATGGTGGGCATGACCCTAGTCTCTTTGCCGCTAATGGACCGCACTGGACGACGAACTCTTCATCTGTACGGCCTCGGTGGAATGTTCATTTTCTCCATTTTCATCACGATCTCTTTCCTCATAAAG GAAATGATTGACTGGATGAGTTACTTGTCGGTGGTGTCTACGCTGAGCTTCGTGGTATTCTTTGCTGTGGGACCTGGCTCTATTCCTTGGCTGATAACTGCAGAACTCTTCTCTCAAGGCCCGCGACCAAGTGCAATGGCGATCGCTGTCTTAGTTAATTGGCTCGCGAATTTCGTTGTCGGAATTGGCTTTCCTAGTATGAAG GCTCTATTGGAAAACTATACATTCCTGCCTTTTAGCGTATTCCTTGCAATTTTTTGGATATTTACGTACAAAAAAGTTCCTGAAACGAAAAATAAGACCTTTGAGGAAATTTTGGCTCTATTTCGAAACTCGAATGGCAG TGTCGGAGGTGTCGTCGGTCGCGGGCGAGGCGGGACGGCCACCACCACCACTGCCACCGCCGCGCTTCCCGACAACCGGCAACGTCTGACAATGGGAGACCGCTGCGCGTGCGCCACTAGTCGCGCCCATCAAGGCCGCCGCCAACTTCTTGTTTCATGGACTCAAGCGTCAAGCCGCAGGCCGCGCCTCTATCACTACCACACAACAAATGTTCTAAATTGA
- the Glut1 gene encoding glucose transporter type 1 isoform X1, with product MRQSCHRLLEHQHAGGEEPPLYSPIDQISALPDHVGREAGAKLTRYAPAEEDEATLRELLLSLQRQVSVMSMNLSAKLDELQRGDRQLETTVALCEIRTQLQELTKSVESCQSEVSEVKRDMVAIKQELDTVQQVKEEIEELREYVDRLEEHSQRRKLRLLEQGLTFFLSYAILAAVLGMLQFGYNTGVINAPGRNIENFMKDVYKDRYGKDIHEDTVNRLYSIAVSIFAIGGMLGGFSGGMIANRFGRKGGLLLNNILGIGGASLMGFTKISHCYEMLFFGRFIIGVNCGLNTSLVPMYISEIAPLNLRGGLGTVNQLAVTVGLLLSQVLGIEQILGTDDGWPILLGLAVCPAILQLLLLPACPESPRYLLITRQWEEEARRALRRLRASNQVEEDIEEMRAEERAQQAEASISMRELLCSPTLRAPLLIGVVMQLSQQLSGINAVFYYSTSLFTSSGLTEESAKFATMGIGAIMVGMTLVSLPLMDRTGRRTLHLYGLGGMFIFSIFITISFLIKEFFGYVQEMIDWMSYLSVVSTLSFVVFFAVGPGSIPWLITAELFSQGPRPSAMAIAVLVNWLANFVVGIGFPSMKALLENYTFLPFSVFLAIFWIFTYKKVPETKNKTFEEILALFRNSNGSVGGVVGRGRGGTATTTTATAALPDNRQRLTMGDRCACATSRAHQGRRQLLVSWTQASSRRPRLYHYHTTNVLN from the exons CCTTCAGAGACAGGTGAGCGTGATGAGCATGAATCTGTCCGCCAAGCTCGACGAGTTGCAGCGGGGCGACCGACAACTGGAGACCACGGTCGCGCTCTGCGAAATACGTACGCAACTTCAGGAACTTACCAAGAGCGTCGAATCATGCCAAAGTGAAGTCTCCGAG GTGAAACGCGACATGGTTGCCATCAAACAAGAGTTGGACACCGTGCAGCAAGTCAAAGAGGAGATCGAAGAACTGCGCGAATATGTGGATCGACTCGAAGAGCACTCTCAAAGACGTAAGCTAAGATTGCTCGAGCAG gGACTTACTTTCTTCTTGTCGTACGCCATCTTGGCCGCGGTGCTCGGGATGCTGCAGTTTGGTTACAACACTGGTGTCATCAACGCTCCTGGCAGA AATATCGAAAACTTCATGAAGGATGTTTACAAAGATCGCTACGGTAAAGATATCCACGAGGACACCGTGAACAGGTTATACTCGATAGCAGTCAGCATCTTCGCTATCGGTGGCATGCTGGGTGGGTTTTCAGGGGGGATGATTGCAAACCGATTCGGCAG AAAAGGAGGTCTCTTGCTCAACAATATACTTGGCATCGGGGGCGCTAGTCTTATGGGATTTACCAAGATATCACATTGTTACGAAATGCTCTTCTTCGGTAGATTCATCATAGGTGTCAATTGTG GTCTAAATACATCGCTTGTGCCAATGTACATATCGGAGATTGCGCCCCTGAATTTGCGCGGTGGCCTGGGAACCGTCAACCAACTCGCCGTCACCGTTGGACTGCTGCTCTCGCAAGTACTCGGCATCGAACAAATTCTCGGCACAGACGATGGATGGCCCATTTTGCTTG GCTTAGCTGTATGCCCTGCTATTCTACAGCTGCTGTTATTGCCAGCTTGTCCCGAATCGCCACGCTATTTACTAATTACTCGGCAGTGGGAGGAGGAAGCACGACGGGCACTCAGGAGGTTACGCGCGAGCAATCAA gtgGAAGAAGATATAGAAGAGATGAGAGCCGAAGAAAGAGCGCAACAAGCTGAAGCTTCCATATCTATGCGGGAACTCCTTTGCTCACCGACACTGCGTGCACCGTTACTCATCGGCGTTGTCATGCAGCTCTCCCAACAGCTAAGCGGAATTAATGcg gtattCTACTATTCAACATCGCTTTTCACTTCATCTGGTTTAACTGAGGAGTCAGCTAAGTTTGCAACTATGGGAATCGGCGCAATCATGGTGGGCATGACCCTAGTCTCTTTGCCGCTAATGGACCGCACTGGACGACGAACTCTTCATCTGTACGGCCTCGGTGGAATGTTCATTTTCTCCATTTTCATCACGATCTCTTTCCTCATAAAG GAGTTTTTTGGCTATGTACAGGAAATGATTGACTGGATGAGTTACTTGTCGGTGGTGTCTACGCTGAGCTTCGTGGTATTCTTTGCTGTGGGACCTGGCTCTATTCCTTGGCTGATAACTGCAGAACTCTTCTCTCAAGGCCCGCGACCAAGTGCAATGGCGATCGCTGTCTTAGTTAATTGGCTCGCGAATTTCGTTGTCGGAATTGGCTTTCCTAGTATGAAG GCTCTATTGGAAAACTATACATTCCTGCCTTTTAGCGTATTCCTTGCAATTTTTTGGATATTTACGTACAAAAAAGTTCCTGAAACGAAAAATAAGACCTTTGAGGAAATTTTGGCTCTATTTCGAAACTCGAATGGCAG TGTCGGAGGTGTCGTCGGTCGCGGGCGAGGCGGGACGGCCACCACCACCACTGCCACCGCCGCGCTTCCCGACAACCGGCAACGTCTGACAATGGGAGACCGCTGCGCGTGCGCCACTAGTCGCGCCCATCAAGGCCGCCGCCAACTTCTTGTTTCATGGACTCAAGCGTCAAGCCGCAGGCCGCGCCTCTATCACTACCACACAACAAATGTTCTAAATTGA
- the Glut1 gene encoding glucose transporter type 1 isoform X5 encodes MSMNLSAKLDELQRGDRQLETTVALCEIRTQLQELTKSVESCQSEVSEVKRDMVAIKQELDTVQQVKEEIEELREYVDRLEEHSQRRKLRLLEQGLTFFLSYAILAAVLGMLQFGYNTGVINAPGRNIENFMKDVYKDRYGKDIHEDTVNRLYSIAVSIFAIGGMLGGFSGGMIANRFGRKGGLLLNNILGIGGASLMGFTKISHCYEMLFFGRFIIGVNCGLNTSLVPMYISEIAPLNLRGGLGTVNQLAVTVGLLLSQVLGIEQILGTDDGWPILLGLAVCPAILQLLLLPACPESPRYLLITRQWEEEARRALRRLRASNQVEEDIEEMRAEERAQQAEASISMRELLCSPTLRAPLLIGVVMQLSQQLSGINAVFYYSTSLFTSSGLTEESAKFATMGIGAIMVGMTLVSLPLMDRTGRRTLHLYGLGGMFIFSIFITISFLIKEFFGYVQEMIDWMSYLSVVSTLSFVVFFAVGPGSIPWLITAELFSQGPRPSAMAIAVLVNWLANFVVGIGFPSMKALLENYTFLPFSVFLAIFWIFTYKKVPETKNKTFEEILALFRNSNGSVGGVVGRGRGGTATTTTATAALPDNRQRLTMGDRCACATSRAHQGRRQLLVSWTQASSRRPRLYHYHTTNVLN; translated from the exons ATGAGCATGAATCTGTCCGCCAAGCTCGACGAGTTGCAGCGGGGCGACCGACAACTGGAGACCACGGTCGCGCTCTGCGAAATACGTACGCAACTTCAGGAACTTACCAAGAGCGTCGAATCATGCCAAAGTGAAGTCTCCGAG GTGAAACGCGACATGGTTGCCATCAAACAAGAGTTGGACACCGTGCAGCAAGTCAAAGAGGAGATCGAAGAACTGCGCGAATATGTGGATCGACTCGAAGAGCACTCTCAAAGACGTAAGCTAAGATTGCTCGAGCAG gGACTTACTTTCTTCTTGTCGTACGCCATCTTGGCCGCGGTGCTCGGGATGCTGCAGTTTGGTTACAACACTGGTGTCATCAACGCTCCTGGCAGA AATATCGAAAACTTCATGAAGGATGTTTACAAAGATCGCTACGGTAAAGATATCCACGAGGACACCGTGAACAGGTTATACTCGATAGCAGTCAGCATCTTCGCTATCGGTGGCATGCTGGGTGGGTTTTCAGGGGGGATGATTGCAAACCGATTCGGCAG AAAAGGAGGTCTCTTGCTCAACAATATACTTGGCATCGGGGGCGCTAGTCTTATGGGATTTACCAAGATATCACATTGTTACGAAATGCTCTTCTTCGGTAGATTCATCATAGGTGTCAATTGTG GTCTAAATACATCGCTTGTGCCAATGTACATATCGGAGATTGCGCCCCTGAATTTGCGCGGTGGCCTGGGAACCGTCAACCAACTCGCCGTCACCGTTGGACTGCTGCTCTCGCAAGTACTCGGCATCGAACAAATTCTCGGCACAGACGATGGATGGCCCATTTTGCTTG GCTTAGCTGTATGCCCTGCTATTCTACAGCTGCTGTTATTGCCAGCTTGTCCCGAATCGCCACGCTATTTACTAATTACTCGGCAGTGGGAGGAGGAAGCACGACGGGCACTCAGGAGGTTACGCGCGAGCAATCAA gtgGAAGAAGATATAGAAGAGATGAGAGCCGAAGAAAGAGCGCAACAAGCTGAAGCTTCCATATCTATGCGGGAACTCCTTTGCTCACCGACACTGCGTGCACCGTTACTCATCGGCGTTGTCATGCAGCTCTCCCAACAGCTAAGCGGAATTAATGcg gtattCTACTATTCAACATCGCTTTTCACTTCATCTGGTTTAACTGAGGAGTCAGCTAAGTTTGCAACTATGGGAATCGGCGCAATCATGGTGGGCATGACCCTAGTCTCTTTGCCGCTAATGGACCGCACTGGACGACGAACTCTTCATCTGTACGGCCTCGGTGGAATGTTCATTTTCTCCATTTTCATCACGATCTCTTTCCTCATAAAG GAGTTTTTTGGCTATGTACAGGAAATGATTGACTGGATGAGTTACTTGTCGGTGGTGTCTACGCTGAGCTTCGTGGTATTCTTTGCTGTGGGACCTGGCTCTATTCCTTGGCTGATAACTGCAGAACTCTTCTCTCAAGGCCCGCGACCAAGTGCAATGGCGATCGCTGTCTTAGTTAATTGGCTCGCGAATTTCGTTGTCGGAATTGGCTTTCCTAGTATGAAG GCTCTATTGGAAAACTATACATTCCTGCCTTTTAGCGTATTCCTTGCAATTTTTTGGATATTTACGTACAAAAAAGTTCCTGAAACGAAAAATAAGACCTTTGAGGAAATTTTGGCTCTATTTCGAAACTCGAATGGCAG TGTCGGAGGTGTCGTCGGTCGCGGGCGAGGCGGGACGGCCACCACCACCACTGCCACCGCCGCGCTTCCCGACAACCGGCAACGTCTGACAATGGGAGACCGCTGCGCGTGCGCCACTAGTCGCGCCCATCAAGGCCGCCGCCAACTTCTTGTTTCATGGACTCAAGCGTCAAGCCGCAGGCCGCGCCTCTATCACTACCACACAACAAATGTTCTAAATTGA
- the Glut1 gene encoding glucose transporter type 1 isoform X4: MRQSCHRLLEHQHAGGEEPPLYSPIDQISALPDHVGREAGAKLTRYAPAEEDEATLRELLLSLQRQVSVMSMNLSAKLDELQRGDRQLETTVALCEIRTQLQELTKSVESCQSEVSEVKRDMVAIKQELDTVQQVKEEIEELREYVDRLEEHSQRRKLRLLEQGLTFFLSYAILAAVLGMLQFGYNTGVINAPGRNIENFMKDVYKDRYGKDIHEDTVNRLYSIAVSIFAIGGMLGGFSGGMIANRFGRKGGLLLNNILGIGGASLMGFTKISHCYEMLFFGRFIIGVNCGLNTSLVPMYISEIAPLNLRGGLGTVNQLAVTVGLLLSQVLGIEQILGTDDGWPILLGLAVCPAILQLLLLPACPESPRYLLITRQWEEEARRALRRLRASNQVEEDIEEMRAEERAQQAEASISMRELLCSPTLRAPLLIGVVMQLSQQLSGINAVFYYSTSLFTSSGLTEESAKFATMGIGAIMVGMTLVSLPLMDRTGRRTLHLYGLGGMFIFSIFITISFLIKEMIDWMSYLSVVSTLSFVVFFAVGPGSIPWLITAELFSQGPRPSAMAIAVLVNWLANFVVGIGFPSMKALLENYTFLPFSVFLAIFWIFTYKKVPETKNKTFEEILALFRNSNGRDNFRDSRLYGSMMNCVNALEQQLPPPPPPAPVDEKHDSLSEVSSVAGEAGRPPPPLPPPRFPTTGNV, translated from the exons CCTTCAGAGACAGGTGAGCGTGATGAGCATGAATCTGTCCGCCAAGCTCGACGAGTTGCAGCGGGGCGACCGACAACTGGAGACCACGGTCGCGCTCTGCGAAATACGTACGCAACTTCAGGAACTTACCAAGAGCGTCGAATCATGCCAAAGTGAAGTCTCCGAG GTGAAACGCGACATGGTTGCCATCAAACAAGAGTTGGACACCGTGCAGCAAGTCAAAGAGGAGATCGAAGAACTGCGCGAATATGTGGATCGACTCGAAGAGCACTCTCAAAGACGTAAGCTAAGATTGCTCGAGCAG gGACTTACTTTCTTCTTGTCGTACGCCATCTTGGCCGCGGTGCTCGGGATGCTGCAGTTTGGTTACAACACTGGTGTCATCAACGCTCCTGGCAGA AATATCGAAAACTTCATGAAGGATGTTTACAAAGATCGCTACGGTAAAGATATCCACGAGGACACCGTGAACAGGTTATACTCGATAGCAGTCAGCATCTTCGCTATCGGTGGCATGCTGGGTGGGTTTTCAGGGGGGATGATTGCAAACCGATTCGGCAG AAAAGGAGGTCTCTTGCTCAACAATATACTTGGCATCGGGGGCGCTAGTCTTATGGGATTTACCAAGATATCACATTGTTACGAAATGCTCTTCTTCGGTAGATTCATCATAGGTGTCAATTGTG GTCTAAATACATCGCTTGTGCCAATGTACATATCGGAGATTGCGCCCCTGAATTTGCGCGGTGGCCTGGGAACCGTCAACCAACTCGCCGTCACCGTTGGACTGCTGCTCTCGCAAGTACTCGGCATCGAACAAATTCTCGGCACAGACGATGGATGGCCCATTTTGCTTG GCTTAGCTGTATGCCCTGCTATTCTACAGCTGCTGTTATTGCCAGCTTGTCCCGAATCGCCACGCTATTTACTAATTACTCGGCAGTGGGAGGAGGAAGCACGACGGGCACTCAGGAGGTTACGCGCGAGCAATCAA gtgGAAGAAGATATAGAAGAGATGAGAGCCGAAGAAAGAGCGCAACAAGCTGAAGCTTCCATATCTATGCGGGAACTCCTTTGCTCACCGACACTGCGTGCACCGTTACTCATCGGCGTTGTCATGCAGCTCTCCCAACAGCTAAGCGGAATTAATGcg gtattCTACTATTCAACATCGCTTTTCACTTCATCTGGTTTAACTGAGGAGTCAGCTAAGTTTGCAACTATGGGAATCGGCGCAATCATGGTGGGCATGACCCTAGTCTCTTTGCCGCTAATGGACCGCACTGGACGACGAACTCTTCATCTGTACGGCCTCGGTGGAATGTTCATTTTCTCCATTTTCATCACGATCTCTTTCCTCATAAAG GAAATGATTGACTGGATGAGTTACTTGTCGGTGGTGTCTACGCTGAGCTTCGTGGTATTCTTTGCTGTGGGACCTGGCTCTATTCCTTGGCTGATAACTGCAGAACTCTTCTCTCAAGGCCCGCGACCAAGTGCAATGGCGATCGCTGTCTTAGTTAATTGGCTCGCGAATTTCGTTGTCGGAATTGGCTTTCCTAGTATGAAG GCTCTATTGGAAAACTATACATTCCTGCCTTTTAGCGTATTCCTTGCAATTTTTTGGATATTTACGTACAAAAAAGTTCCTGAAACGAAAAATAAGACCTTTGAGGAAATTTTGGCTCTATTTCGAAACTCGAATGGCAG GGACAATTTCCGCGACAGCCGGCTCTATGGAAGCATGATGAATTGCGTGAACGCTCTGGAACAGCAATTGCCTCCGCCACCACCGCCCGCTCCCGTTGACGAGAAACATGATTCAC TGTCGGAGGTGTCGTCGGTCGCGGGCGAGGCGGGACGGCCACCACCACCACTGCCACCGCCGCGCTTCCCGACAACCGGCAACGTCTGA
- the Glut1 gene encoding glucose transporter type 1 isoform X2, with protein MRQSCHRLLEHQHAGGEEPPLYSPIDQISALPDHVGREAGAKLTRYAPAEEDEATLRELLLSLQRQVSVMSMNLSAKLDELQRGDRQLETTVALCEIRTQLQELTKSVESCQSEVSEVKRDMVAIKQELDTVQQVKEEIEELREYVDRLEEHSQRRKLRLLEQGLTFFLSYAILAAVLGMLQFGYNTGVINAPGRNIENFMKDVYKDRYGKDIHEDTVNRLYSIAVSIFAIGGMLGGFSGGMIANRFGRKGGLLLNNILGIGGASLMGFTKISHCYEMLFFGRFIIGVNCGLNTSLVPMYISEIAPLNLRGGLGTVNQLAVTVGLLLSQVLGIEQILGTDDGWPILLGLAVCPAILQLLLLPACPESPRYLLITRQWEEEARRALRRLRASNQVEEDIEEMRAEERAQQAEASISMRELLCSPTLRAPLLIGVVMQLSQQLSGINAVFYYSTSLFTSSGLTEESAKFATMGIGAIMVGMTLVSLPLMDRTGRRTLHLYGLGGMFIFSIFITISFLIKEFFGYVQEMIDWMSYLSVVSTLSFVVFFAVGPGSIPWLITAELFSQGPRPSAMAIAVLVNWLANFVVGIGFPSMKALLENYTFLPFSVFLAIFWIFTYKKVPETKNKTFEEILALFRNSNGRDNFRDSRLYGSMMNCVNALEQQLPPPPPPAPVDEKHDSLSEVSSVAGEAGRPPPPLPPPRFPTTGNV; from the exons CCTTCAGAGACAGGTGAGCGTGATGAGCATGAATCTGTCCGCCAAGCTCGACGAGTTGCAGCGGGGCGACCGACAACTGGAGACCACGGTCGCGCTCTGCGAAATACGTACGCAACTTCAGGAACTTACCAAGAGCGTCGAATCATGCCAAAGTGAAGTCTCCGAG GTGAAACGCGACATGGTTGCCATCAAACAAGAGTTGGACACCGTGCAGCAAGTCAAAGAGGAGATCGAAGAACTGCGCGAATATGTGGATCGACTCGAAGAGCACTCTCAAAGACGTAAGCTAAGATTGCTCGAGCAG gGACTTACTTTCTTCTTGTCGTACGCCATCTTGGCCGCGGTGCTCGGGATGCTGCAGTTTGGTTACAACACTGGTGTCATCAACGCTCCTGGCAGA AATATCGAAAACTTCATGAAGGATGTTTACAAAGATCGCTACGGTAAAGATATCCACGAGGACACCGTGAACAGGTTATACTCGATAGCAGTCAGCATCTTCGCTATCGGTGGCATGCTGGGTGGGTTTTCAGGGGGGATGATTGCAAACCGATTCGGCAG AAAAGGAGGTCTCTTGCTCAACAATATACTTGGCATCGGGGGCGCTAGTCTTATGGGATTTACCAAGATATCACATTGTTACGAAATGCTCTTCTTCGGTAGATTCATCATAGGTGTCAATTGTG GTCTAAATACATCGCTTGTGCCAATGTACATATCGGAGATTGCGCCCCTGAATTTGCGCGGTGGCCTGGGAACCGTCAACCAACTCGCCGTCACCGTTGGACTGCTGCTCTCGCAAGTACTCGGCATCGAACAAATTCTCGGCACAGACGATGGATGGCCCATTTTGCTTG GCTTAGCTGTATGCCCTGCTATTCTACAGCTGCTGTTATTGCCAGCTTGTCCCGAATCGCCACGCTATTTACTAATTACTCGGCAGTGGGAGGAGGAAGCACGACGGGCACTCAGGAGGTTACGCGCGAGCAATCAA gtgGAAGAAGATATAGAAGAGATGAGAGCCGAAGAAAGAGCGCAACAAGCTGAAGCTTCCATATCTATGCGGGAACTCCTTTGCTCACCGACACTGCGTGCACCGTTACTCATCGGCGTTGTCATGCAGCTCTCCCAACAGCTAAGCGGAATTAATGcg gtattCTACTATTCAACATCGCTTTTCACTTCATCTGGTTTAACTGAGGAGTCAGCTAAGTTTGCAACTATGGGAATCGGCGCAATCATGGTGGGCATGACCCTAGTCTCTTTGCCGCTAATGGACCGCACTGGACGACGAACTCTTCATCTGTACGGCCTCGGTGGAATGTTCATTTTCTCCATTTTCATCACGATCTCTTTCCTCATAAAG GAGTTTTTTGGCTATGTACAGGAAATGATTGACTGGATGAGTTACTTGTCGGTGGTGTCTACGCTGAGCTTCGTGGTATTCTTTGCTGTGGGACCTGGCTCTATTCCTTGGCTGATAACTGCAGAACTCTTCTCTCAAGGCCCGCGACCAAGTGCAATGGCGATCGCTGTCTTAGTTAATTGGCTCGCGAATTTCGTTGTCGGAATTGGCTTTCCTAGTATGAAG GCTCTATTGGAAAACTATACATTCCTGCCTTTTAGCGTATTCCTTGCAATTTTTTGGATATTTACGTACAAAAAAGTTCCTGAAACGAAAAATAAGACCTTTGAGGAAATTTTGGCTCTATTTCGAAACTCGAATGGCAG GGACAATTTCCGCGACAGCCGGCTCTATGGAAGCATGATGAATTGCGTGAACGCTCTGGAACAGCAATTGCCTCCGCCACCACCGCCCGCTCCCGTTGACGAGAAACATGATTCAC TGTCGGAGGTGTCGTCGGTCGCGGGCGAGGCGGGACGGCCACCACCACCACTGCCACCGCCGCGCTTCCCGACAACCGGCAACGTCTGA